One window from the genome of Epinephelus moara isolate mb chromosome 21, YSFRI_EMoa_1.0, whole genome shotgun sequence encodes:
- the ss18 gene encoding protein SSXT isoform X1: protein MSVAFAPHRQRGKGDITPAGIQKLLDENNQLIQCIMDFQSKGKTAECSQYQQMLHRNLVYLATIADSNQNMQSLLPAPPTQNMPMGPGGMNQSGPPPQPPHGHNMPSEGMVSGGPPAPHMQNQMNGQMPGPNHMPMQGPGPGPNQPPNMPSGSMNMPPSSHGSMGGYNHTVPSSQGIPAQSQMNMTQGQPMGNYGPRPNMNMQPNQGPMMHQQPPSQQYNMPPGGGGQHYQGQQNPMGMMGQVNQGNHVMGQRPMPPYRPPQQGPPQQYPGQEDYYGDQYSHAGQGASEGNAQYGQQQEAYQQGPPQQQGYPPQQQYPGQQGYPPQQQGYGPSQSAPGQYPNYPQGQGQQYGAYRPPQPGPPQGQQQRPYGYDQGQYGNYQQ, encoded by the exons ATGTCGGTGGCATTTGCACCTCACAGGCAGCGTGGGAAGGGTGATATAACACCCGCTGGAATACAAAAG TTACTTGACGAAAACAACCAGCTGATCCAGTGTATAATGGACTTCCAGAGTAAAGGCAAAACAGCAGAATGTTCACA GTATCAACAGATGCTGCACAGAAATTTAGTGTACCTGGCAACGATAGCAGACTCCAATCAGAACATGCAGTCTCTCCTCCCTGCG CCGCCCACTCAAAACATGCCCATGGGCCCTGGTGGGATGAACCAAAGTGGACCCCCCCCTCAGCCTCCTCACGGTCACAACATGCCCTCTGAGGGTATGGTCAGCGGTGGCCCTCCAGCCCCACACATGCAGAACCAGATGAATGGACAGATGCCTG GGCCTAATCACATGCCCATGCAAGGTCCCGGTCCAGGCCCCAACCAGCCCCCAAACATGCCCAGTGGCTCTATGAATATGCCCCCCAGCAGCCATGGCTCGATGGGTGGGTACAATCACACCGTCCCTTCTTCCCAGGGCATACCAGCTCAGAGCCAAATGAACATGACCCAGGGCCAGCCCATGGGAAACTATGGGCCTCGGCCAAACATGAACATGCAGCCCAACCAAG GCCCCATGATGCACCAGCAGCCTCCCTCTCAGCAGTATAACATGCCTCCTGGTGGTGGTGGACAGCACTACCAAGGACAGCAGAAcccaatgggcatgatgggccAGGTCAACCAAGGGAACCACGTCATGGGCCAGAGGCCGATGCCGCCCTACAGACCCCCACAGCAAG gACCCCCTCAGCAGTACCCAGGGCAGGAAGACTACTATGGGGACCAGTACAGTCACGCAGGACAGGGAGCCTCAGAAG GTAATGCCCAGTATGGCCAACAACAGGAAGCATACCAGCAAGGCCCTCCCCAGCAGCAGGGCTACCCTCCTCAGCAGCAGTACCCGGGTCAACAGGGCTACCCACCACAGCAGCAGGGTTACG GCCCCTCCCAAAGTGCCCCAGGACAGTATCCTAACTATCCTCAGGGGCAGGGACAGCAGTATGGGGCCTATCGCCCTCCTCAGCCAGGACCCCCACAGGGCCAGCAGCAACGCCCCTATGGCTATGACCAG GGCCAATATGGAAATTACCAGCAATGA
- the ss18 gene encoding protein SSXT isoform X3, translating into MSVAFAPHRQRGKGDITPAGIQKLLDENNQLIQCIMDFQSKGKTAECSQYQQMLHRNLVYLATIADSNQNMQSLLPAPPTQNMPMGPGGMNQSGPPPQPPHGHNMPSEGMVSGGPPAPHMQNQMNGQMPGPNHMPMQGPGPGPNQPPNMPSGSMNMPPSSHGSMGGYNHTVPSSQGIPAQSQMNMTQGQPMGNYGPRPNMNMQPNQGPMMHQQPPSQQYNMPPGGGGQHYQGQQNPMGMMGQVNQGNHVMGQRPMPPYRPPQQGNAQYGQQQEAYQQGPPQQQGYPPQQQYPGQQGYPPQQQGYGPSQSAPGQYPNYPQGQGQQYGAYRPPQPGPPQGQQQRPYGYDQGQYGNYQQ; encoded by the exons ATGTCGGTGGCATTTGCACCTCACAGGCAGCGTGGGAAGGGTGATATAACACCCGCTGGAATACAAAAG TTACTTGACGAAAACAACCAGCTGATCCAGTGTATAATGGACTTCCAGAGTAAAGGCAAAACAGCAGAATGTTCACA GTATCAACAGATGCTGCACAGAAATTTAGTGTACCTGGCAACGATAGCAGACTCCAATCAGAACATGCAGTCTCTCCTCCCTGCG CCGCCCACTCAAAACATGCCCATGGGCCCTGGTGGGATGAACCAAAGTGGACCCCCCCCTCAGCCTCCTCACGGTCACAACATGCCCTCTGAGGGTATGGTCAGCGGTGGCCCTCCAGCCCCACACATGCAGAACCAGATGAATGGACAGATGCCTG GGCCTAATCACATGCCCATGCAAGGTCCCGGTCCAGGCCCCAACCAGCCCCCAAACATGCCCAGTGGCTCTATGAATATGCCCCCCAGCAGCCATGGCTCGATGGGTGGGTACAATCACACCGTCCCTTCTTCCCAGGGCATACCAGCTCAGAGCCAAATGAACATGACCCAGGGCCAGCCCATGGGAAACTATGGGCCTCGGCCAAACATGAACATGCAGCCCAACCAAG GCCCCATGATGCACCAGCAGCCTCCCTCTCAGCAGTATAACATGCCTCCTGGTGGTGGTGGACAGCACTACCAAGGACAGCAGAAcccaatgggcatgatgggccAGGTCAACCAAGGGAACCACGTCATGGGCCAGAGGCCGATGCCGCCCTACAGACCCCCACAGCAAG GTAATGCCCAGTATGGCCAACAACAGGAAGCATACCAGCAAGGCCCTCCCCAGCAGCAGGGCTACCCTCCTCAGCAGCAGTACCCGGGTCAACAGGGCTACCCACCACAGCAGCAGGGTTACG GCCCCTCCCAAAGTGCCCCAGGACAGTATCCTAACTATCCTCAGGGGCAGGGACAGCAGTATGGGGCCTATCGCCCTCCTCAGCCAGGACCCCCACAGGGCCAGCAGCAACGCCCCTATGGCTATGACCAG GGCCAATATGGAAATTACCAGCAATGA
- the ss18 gene encoding protein SSXT isoform X2 — translation MSVAFAPHRQRGKGDITPAGIQKLLDENNQLIQCIMDFQSKGKTAECSQYQQMLHRNLVYLATIADSNQNMQSLLPAPPTQNMPMGPGGMNQSGPPPQPPHGHNMPSEGMVSGGPPAPHMQNQMNGQMPGPNHMPMQGPGPGPNQPPNMPSGSMNMPPSSHGSMGGYNHTVPSSQGIPAQSQMNMTQGQPMGNYGPRPNMNMQPNQGPMMHQQPPSQQYNMPPGGGGQHYQGQQNPMGMMGQVNQGNHVMGQRPMPPYRPPQQGPPQQYPGQEDYYGDQYSHAGQGASEGNAQYGQQQEAYQQGPPQQQGYPPQQQYPGQQGYPPQQQGYGPSQSAPGQYPNYPQGQGQQYGAYRPPQPGPPQGQQQRPYGYDQGHMRK, via the exons ATGTCGGTGGCATTTGCACCTCACAGGCAGCGTGGGAAGGGTGATATAACACCCGCTGGAATACAAAAG TTACTTGACGAAAACAACCAGCTGATCCAGTGTATAATGGACTTCCAGAGTAAAGGCAAAACAGCAGAATGTTCACA GTATCAACAGATGCTGCACAGAAATTTAGTGTACCTGGCAACGATAGCAGACTCCAATCAGAACATGCAGTCTCTCCTCCCTGCG CCGCCCACTCAAAACATGCCCATGGGCCCTGGTGGGATGAACCAAAGTGGACCCCCCCCTCAGCCTCCTCACGGTCACAACATGCCCTCTGAGGGTATGGTCAGCGGTGGCCCTCCAGCCCCACACATGCAGAACCAGATGAATGGACAGATGCCTG GGCCTAATCACATGCCCATGCAAGGTCCCGGTCCAGGCCCCAACCAGCCCCCAAACATGCCCAGTGGCTCTATGAATATGCCCCCCAGCAGCCATGGCTCGATGGGTGGGTACAATCACACCGTCCCTTCTTCCCAGGGCATACCAGCTCAGAGCCAAATGAACATGACCCAGGGCCAGCCCATGGGAAACTATGGGCCTCGGCCAAACATGAACATGCAGCCCAACCAAG GCCCCATGATGCACCAGCAGCCTCCCTCTCAGCAGTATAACATGCCTCCTGGTGGTGGTGGACAGCACTACCAAGGACAGCAGAAcccaatgggcatgatgggccAGGTCAACCAAGGGAACCACGTCATGGGCCAGAGGCCGATGCCGCCCTACAGACCCCCACAGCAAG gACCCCCTCAGCAGTACCCAGGGCAGGAAGACTACTATGGGGACCAGTACAGTCACGCAGGACAGGGAGCCTCAGAAG GTAATGCCCAGTATGGCCAACAACAGGAAGCATACCAGCAAGGCCCTCCCCAGCAGCAGGGCTACCCTCCTCAGCAGCAGTACCCGGGTCAACAGGGCTACCCACCACAGCAGCAGGGTTACG GCCCCTCCCAAAGTGCCCCAGGACAGTATCCTAACTATCCTCAGGGGCAGGGACAGCAGTATGGGGCCTATCGCCCTCCTCAGCCAGGACCCCCACAGGGCCAGCAGCAACGCCCCTATGGCTATGACCAG GGGCACATGAGGAAATAA